A region of Mugil cephalus isolate CIBA_MC_2020 chromosome 3, CIBA_Mcephalus_1.1, whole genome shotgun sequence DNA encodes the following proteins:
- the LOC125004956 gene encoding aggrecan core protein-like isoform X1, which translates to MIRWTLLLVCLNVISATFDYAYEEQSFMDPEDVLSVSITLKEIQRPLLGATLLLPCYFEDHTVPDPGAPTIVPLSHRIKWSLVTKEKVTTILVALEGEVRISPSYLDRVQLVSYPGTPTVASIKISELHSSDTGAYRCEVQSGIEDSHDIVHVQVQGIVFHYRPITGRYSLTFEEAKAACTQNSGVLASPEQLQAAYDDGFHQCDAGWISDQTVRYPIHDPRVACYGDKEELPGVRTYGIRDANETYDVYCFAEKMTGRVFYTAAAEKFTFYEAVEACSNQGAQLATTGQLYLAWQGGMDVCNAGWLGDRSVRYPINVRRPQCGGGLLGVRTVYLHTNQTGYPLPDTRYDAFCYTEAPGEEGSGLTDEGSGVLSVTTVTRRPDVFFRTTTTESEAVGEVETRRPTGETFTFTTESPTEMPWTLPQPPSLTEPTTDLIQPVTAPPQIGRGASKGIPPPPTGVVFHYRSSGGRYAFTFVEAQLACQSVGGHIATPQQLQEAQGAGYHQCDAGWLLDQTVRYPVVFPRDKCAGNLGYEPGVRSYGLRPAHERYDVYCYTEGLKGEVFHVVSAEGFTYDEASSKCRELNAVLASTGELYAAWRMGLDKCRAGWLSDRSVRYPIVKPRAKCGGGKSGVHTLYVHSNQTGYPALDARFDAYCFRADILLIANETGLNITDIQEALLNQTSITDLLRPGVHPIVPPIHVEASGSGSGSGSADFGSGSAVDGSAGGPSGDESGSGDQVFSGDWSGSGETTPGSGDQVISGDQSGSGDQSSSGHTQSGSGDQSSSGDTQSGSGKLEISGDKSASGDLSGSGDISGSGKLDVSGDRSASGDLSGSGDISGSGKLDVSGDRSASGDLSGSGDLVITGSAELPSGGSGIGSADVSGSGLSGEESGITSVVFSGTNSIFSGESSGLGGPQEVGEGSTEIFLISGAGSGVPRGSGDSSGSGSGTGSGFITPESSSGFITSQEFSGTSGFPSGFVSGSGSGLSGDVSGSGDTQILLINHELVDVSVPTTQKEFEFSGDVVERTVSGDFSGSGIMGNDLSGSGSGSDFFSGVTLVGSGFTELPMSSSGEQEASGSLLYSSGLGSGEHFSGFGSSSFPSGSGAGPSGSGRPGSGLPGSGLLESGSGDESLVTFVTEDPMTYASGDGAMFMELGQESVDYYVKGSGSGDSSVIETIFSEAPTNTKDPEETPEWNVDEGRLGIFRFLVPLGLAAPPVASTSPQTPGVAEGGFNPCEPNPCGDASCLVEDGVALCQEVDVCHSNPCANGATCVESADSFKCLCLPSYGGERCEIDEQQCEDGWIKFQGNCYQHSSDREVWLDAEQRCRDLNAHLVSINTPEEQNFINTLAQNYQWIGLNDKTVENDFHWTDGTPLQYENWRPNQPDDYSSSGEDCVVTIWHQNGQWNDVPCSYHLPFTCKKGPVSCGPPPEVGNAHTFGKRRDEYPVNAIVRYQCDQGFRQRHLPVVRCRSDGRWDKPQVECTDVKARRRILNLHRSSRSPAANISKK; encoded by the exons ATGATCCGGTGGACTTTGCTGCTGGTGTGTCTGAACGTGATCTCAGCAACGTTCGATTATGCTTATGAAGAGCAGTCTTTTATGG ACCCGGAGGATGTGCTGAGCGTGAGCATCACTCTGAAGGAGATACAGCGACCTCTACTGGGAGcgacgctgctgctgccgtgcTACTTTGAG GACCACACTGTCCCAGATCCTGGAGCCCCAACCATCGTCCCGCTTTCTCATCGCATCAAATGGAGCCTCGTCACCAAAGAGAAGGTCACGACCATCCTGGTGGCCTTAGAGGGAGAGGTGAGAATCAGCCCGAGTTACCTGGACAGAGTTCAGCTGGTGAGCTACCCCGGGACGCCGACAGTCGCTAGCATCAAGATATCCGAGCTGCACTCCAGCGACACTGGAGCATATCGCTGCGAGGTTCAAAGCGGCATCGAGGACAGCCACGACATCGTCCATGTGCAGGTTCAAG GTATTGTGTTCCACTACCGACCTATTACGGGCCGCTACAGTTTGACTTTTGAGGAGGCGAAAGCAGCATGCACCCAGAACAGCGGCGTCCTGGCTTCACCTGAGCAGCTCCAAGCGGCCTACGACGACGGTTTCCACCAGTGTGACGCCGGCTGGATCTCTGATCAGACTGTCAG GTACCCGATCCATGACCCACGAGTGGCCTGCTATGGTGACAAAGAAGAACTTCCTGGGGTCAGAACCTACGGAATCAGAGACGCCAATGAGACGTATGATGTTTACTGCTTTGCTGAGAAGATGACAG GCAGAGTTTTctacactgctgctgctgaaaagtTCACCTTCTACGAGGCCGTGGAGGCTTGCTCCAACCAGGGAGCTCAGCTGGCCACCACGGGTCAGCTGTACCTGGCCTGGCAGGGCGGCATGGACGTCTGCAACGCCGGCTGGCTGGGAGACCGAAGCGTCCGCTATCCCATCAACGTTCGTCGGCCGCAGTGCGGAGGAGGTCTGCTGGGCGTGCGAACCGTTTACCTCCACACAAACCAGACGGGATACCCGCTTCCCGACACCCGCTACGACGCTTTCTGCTACACAG AGGCCCCTGGTGAGGAGGGTTCAGGTCTGACAGATGAAGGAAGCGGCGTCCTGAGTGTTACCACGGTGACACGGAGGCCGGACGTGTTCTTCAGGACGACGACCACGGAGAGCGAGGCGGTGGGAGAGGTGGAGACCCGGCGTCCCACTGGTGAGACCTTCACCTTCACCACAGAGAGCCCCACGGAGATGCCGTGGACGCTGCCTCAGCCCCCGAGCCTCACCGAGCCGACCACGGACCTCATACAGCCGGTCACCGCCCCACCGCAAATCGGCCGGGGGGCCAGCAAGGGCATTCCGCCGCCCCCAACTG GCGTGGTCTTCCACTACCGCTCGAGCGGCGGCCGATACGCCTTCACCTTCGTCGAGGCCCAGCTGGCCTGTCAGAGCGTTGGAGGCCACATCGCAACTCCACAGCAGCTACAGGAAGCTCAAGGGGCAGGATATCACCAGTGTGATGCAGGATGGCTCCTGGACCAGACTGTCAG GTATCCCGTTGTGTTCCCTCGAGATAAGTGCGCTGGAAATCTTGGATATGAACCCGGAGTTCGGTCCTACGGTCTGAGGCCGGCACATGAGAGATATGACGTGTACTGCTACACTGAGGGGCTCAAAG gaGAGGTTTTCCACGTTGTATCCGCCGAGGGTTTCACTTACGACGAGGCTTCTTCCAAATGTCGAGAGCTCAACGCTGTGCTGGCCTCCACCGGGGAGCTCTACGCCGCCTGGAGGATGGGCCTCGACAAATGCCGTGCAGGCTGGCTCTCGGATCGCAGCGTCCGTTATCCCATCGTCAAACCCCGAGCCAAGTGCGGAGGCGGAAAATCAGGAGTGCACACCTTGTACGTTCACTCCAACCAGACAGGCTACCCTGCACTTGATGCTAGATTTGACGCGTACTGTTTCAGAG ctgataTTCTGCTCATTGCAAATGAAACTGGACTGAACATCACAGATATCCAGGAGGCTCTCCTAAACCAGACGTCTATAACCGATTTGCTGAGGCCTG GTGTTCACCCCATCGTTCCTCCCATCCACGTGGAGGCCTCCGGATCTGGATCTGGCTCAGGCTCAGCGGACTTTGGCTCAGGTTCTGCAGTTGATGGCTCTGCTGGGGGTCCATCTGGAGACGAGTCTGGTTCTGGAGATCAAGTATTTTCTGGAGATTGGTCGGGCTCTGGAGAGACTACTCCTGGTTCTGGAGATCAAGTCATCTCTGGGGATCAGTCTGGTTCTGGAGATCAGTCCTCCTCTGGACATACTCAGTCTGGTTCTGGAGATCAGTCCTCCTCTGGAGATACTCAGTCTGGTTCTGGAAAACTGGAAATCTCTGGAGATAAGTCTGCCTCTGGAGACCTTTCTGGTTCTGGAGATATTTCTGGTTCTGGAAAACTGGACGTCTCTGGAGATAGGTCTGCCTCTGGAGACCTTTCTGGTTCTGGAGATATTTCTGGTTCTGGAAAACTGGACGTCTCGGGAGATAGGTCTGCCTCTGGAGACCTTTCAGGTTCTGGAGACTTGGTCATCACTGGAAGTGCTGAGCTGCCTAGTGGAGGATCAGGTATCGGCAGTGCGGACGTTTCTGGATCAGGTCTCAGCGGAGAAGAATCCGGTATCACCTCTGTCGTTTTCTCAGGCACCAACAGTATTTTCTCAGGAGAGAGCTCAGGTTTAGGAGGACCCCAAGAAGTCGGGGAGGGAAGCACTGAGATCTTCCTGATATCTGGTGCAGGCTCTGGGGTGCCCCGTGGTAGTGGGGATTCATCCGGGTCTGGTTCTGGTACTGGATCTGGTTTCATCACTCCAGAGAGCAGCTCTGGTTTCATCACCAGTCAGGAGTTTTCTGGGACCAGTGGTTTCCCGTCAGGATTTGTCTCTGGAAGTGGTAGCGGCCTGTCAGGGGACGTCTCTGGAAGTGGAGACACTCAGATTTTACTGATAAATCACGAACTGGTCGATGTATCCGTTCCCACCACCCAGAAGGAGTTCGAGTTCAGTGGAGACGTCGTGGAGCGCACCGTTTCTGGAGACTTTTCAGGATCAGGGATTATGGGGAACGATCTCAGCGGCTCTGGAAGTGGCTCTGATTTCTTCTCTGGTGTCACTTTGGTGGGATCAGGCTTTACTGAACTCCCAATGTCGTCCTCTGGGGAGCAGGAGGCCTCCGGGTCCTTACTCTACAGCTCTGGACTTGGAAGCGGTGAACATTTCTCTGGATTTGGGAGCTCAAGTTTCCCTTCGGGGTCTGGAGCTGGACCTTCTGGATCAGGACGTCCTGGATCAGGACTTCCTGGATCAGGACTCCTTGAATCAGGAAGTGGAGATGAAAGCCTTGTTACTTTTGTGACTGAGGATCCTATGACATACGCATCTGGAGATGGTGCCATGTTCATGGAGCTTGGACAGGAGTCTGTGGACTATTATGTAAAAGGAAGTGGTAGCGGAGACTCGTCTGTAATAGAGACCATTTTTTCAGAAGCTCCTACAAACACCAAAGACCCAGAGGAGACCCCAGAGTGGAATGTGGACGAAGGAAGGTTGGGTATATTTCGGTTCCTTGTTCCATTAGGACTGGCAGCTCCCCCTGTTGCATCAACTTCTCCACAGACACCAGGTGTCGCTGAAG GTGGTTTTAACCCGTGTGAACCGAACCCCTGCGGTGATGCTTCGTGTTTGGTGGAGGACGGAGTCGCTCTCTGTCAGG AGGTAGACGTGTGCCACTCCAACCCTTGCGCCAATGGAGCCACCTGTGTGGAGAGTGCAGACTCTTTCAAATGCTTATGCCTGCCCAGCTACGGAGGGGAACGCTGCGAGATCG ATGAGCAGCAGTGTGAGGACGGCTGGATTAAGTTTCAGGGGAACTGCTACCAGCACTCCTCCGACAGAGAGGTGTGGCTGGATGCAGAGCAGCGATGCCGGGACCTGAACGCTCACCTGGTCAGCATCAACACCCCGGAGGAGCAGAACTTCATCAACA CACTCGCACAGAACTACCAGTGGATCGGTTTGAATGACAAGACAGTAGAGAATGACTTCCACTGGACGGACGGCACTCCACTG CAATATGAGAACTGGAGGCCAAACCAGCCAGACGACTACTCCAGCTCTGGAGAAGACTGTGTGGTGACCATCTGGCATCAGAACGGCCAGTGGAACGACGTGCCCTGTAGCTACCACCTACCGTTCACCTGCAAGAAAGGACCAG TCTCCTGTGGACCTCCTCCAGAGGTGGGAAACGCTCACACGTTCGGGAAGAGGAGGGACGAGTATCCCGTCAACGCCATCGTCCGCTACCAGTGTGACCAGGGGTTCAGACAGCGCCACCTACCGGTGGTTCGCTGTCGGTCGGACGGACGGTGGGACAAACCCCAGGTGGAATGTACCGATG TGAAAGCCAGACGACGAATACTGAACCTgcacaggagcagcaggagtcCGGCAGCTAATATCTCtaagaagtaa
- the LOC125004956 gene encoding aggrecan core protein-like isoform X2 yields MIRWTLLLVCLNVISATFDYAYEEQSFMDPEDVLSVSITLKEIQRPLLGATLLLPCYFEDHTVPDPGAPTIVPLSHRIKWSLVTKEKVTTILVALEGEVRISPSYLDRVQLVSYPGTPTVASIKISELHSSDTGAYRCEVQSGIEDSHDIVHVQVQGIVFHYRPITGRYSLTFEEAKAACTQNSGVLASPEQLQAAYDDGFHQCDAGWISDQTVRYPIHDPRVACYGDKEELPGVRTYGIRDANETYDVYCFAEKMTGRVFYTAAAEKFTFYEAVEACSNQGAQLATTGQLYLAWQGGMDVCNAGWLGDRSVRYPINVRRPQCGGGLLGVRTVYLHTNQTGYPLPDTRYDAFCYTEAPGEEGSGLTDEGSGVLSVTTVTRRPDVFFRTTTTESEAVGEVETRRPTGETFTFTTESPTEMPWTLPQPPSLTEPTTDLIQPVTAPPQIGRGASKGIPPPPTGVVFHYRSSGGRYAFTFVEAQLACQSVGGHIATPQQLQEAQGAGYHQCDAGWLLDQTVRYPVVFPRDKCAGNLGYEPGVRSYGLRPAHERYDVYCYTEGLKGEVFHVVSAEGFTYDEASSKCRELNAVLASTGELYAAWRMGLDKCRAGWLSDRSVRYPIVKPRAKCGGGKSGVHTLYVHSNQTGYPALDARFDAYCFRADILLIANETGLNITDIQEALLNQTSITDLLRPGVHPIVPPIHVEASGSGSGSGSADFGSGSAVDGSAGGPSGDESGSGDQVFSGDWSGSGETTPGSGDQVISGDQSGSGDQSSSGHTQSGSGDQSSSGDTQSGSGKLEISGDKSASGDLSGSGDISGSGKLDVSGDRSASGDLSGSGDISGSGKLDVSGDRSASGDLSGSGDLVITGSAELPSGGSGIGSADVSGSGLSGEESGITSVVFSGTNSIFSGESSGLGGPQEVGEGSTEIFLISGAGSGVPRGSGDSSGSGSGTGSGFITPESSSGFITSQEFSGTSGFPSGFVSGSGSGLSGDVSGSGDTQILLINHELVDVSVPTTQKEFEFSGDVVERTVSGDFSGSGIMGNDLSGSGSGSDFFSGVTLVGSGFTELPMSSSGEQEASGSLLYSSGLGSGEHFSGFGSSSFPSGSGAGPSGSGRPGSGLPGSGLLESGSGDESLVTFVTEDPMTYASGDGAMFMELGQESVDYYVKGSGSGDSSVIETIFSEAPTNTKDPEETPEWNVDEGRLGIFRFLVPLGLAAPPVASTSPQTPGVAEGGFNPCEPNPCGDASCLVEDGVALCQDEQQCEDGWIKFQGNCYQHSSDREVWLDAEQRCRDLNAHLVSINTPEEQNFINTLAQNYQWIGLNDKTVENDFHWTDGTPLQYENWRPNQPDDYSSSGEDCVVTIWHQNGQWNDVPCSYHLPFTCKKGPVSCGPPPEVGNAHTFGKRRDEYPVNAIVRYQCDQGFRQRHLPVVRCRSDGRWDKPQVECTDVKARRRILNLHRSSRSPAANISKK; encoded by the exons ATGATCCGGTGGACTTTGCTGCTGGTGTGTCTGAACGTGATCTCAGCAACGTTCGATTATGCTTATGAAGAGCAGTCTTTTATGG ACCCGGAGGATGTGCTGAGCGTGAGCATCACTCTGAAGGAGATACAGCGACCTCTACTGGGAGcgacgctgctgctgccgtgcTACTTTGAG GACCACACTGTCCCAGATCCTGGAGCCCCAACCATCGTCCCGCTTTCTCATCGCATCAAATGGAGCCTCGTCACCAAAGAGAAGGTCACGACCATCCTGGTGGCCTTAGAGGGAGAGGTGAGAATCAGCCCGAGTTACCTGGACAGAGTTCAGCTGGTGAGCTACCCCGGGACGCCGACAGTCGCTAGCATCAAGATATCCGAGCTGCACTCCAGCGACACTGGAGCATATCGCTGCGAGGTTCAAAGCGGCATCGAGGACAGCCACGACATCGTCCATGTGCAGGTTCAAG GTATTGTGTTCCACTACCGACCTATTACGGGCCGCTACAGTTTGACTTTTGAGGAGGCGAAAGCAGCATGCACCCAGAACAGCGGCGTCCTGGCTTCACCTGAGCAGCTCCAAGCGGCCTACGACGACGGTTTCCACCAGTGTGACGCCGGCTGGATCTCTGATCAGACTGTCAG GTACCCGATCCATGACCCACGAGTGGCCTGCTATGGTGACAAAGAAGAACTTCCTGGGGTCAGAACCTACGGAATCAGAGACGCCAATGAGACGTATGATGTTTACTGCTTTGCTGAGAAGATGACAG GCAGAGTTTTctacactgctgctgctgaaaagtTCACCTTCTACGAGGCCGTGGAGGCTTGCTCCAACCAGGGAGCTCAGCTGGCCACCACGGGTCAGCTGTACCTGGCCTGGCAGGGCGGCATGGACGTCTGCAACGCCGGCTGGCTGGGAGACCGAAGCGTCCGCTATCCCATCAACGTTCGTCGGCCGCAGTGCGGAGGAGGTCTGCTGGGCGTGCGAACCGTTTACCTCCACACAAACCAGACGGGATACCCGCTTCCCGACACCCGCTACGACGCTTTCTGCTACACAG AGGCCCCTGGTGAGGAGGGTTCAGGTCTGACAGATGAAGGAAGCGGCGTCCTGAGTGTTACCACGGTGACACGGAGGCCGGACGTGTTCTTCAGGACGACGACCACGGAGAGCGAGGCGGTGGGAGAGGTGGAGACCCGGCGTCCCACTGGTGAGACCTTCACCTTCACCACAGAGAGCCCCACGGAGATGCCGTGGACGCTGCCTCAGCCCCCGAGCCTCACCGAGCCGACCACGGACCTCATACAGCCGGTCACCGCCCCACCGCAAATCGGCCGGGGGGCCAGCAAGGGCATTCCGCCGCCCCCAACTG GCGTGGTCTTCCACTACCGCTCGAGCGGCGGCCGATACGCCTTCACCTTCGTCGAGGCCCAGCTGGCCTGTCAGAGCGTTGGAGGCCACATCGCAACTCCACAGCAGCTACAGGAAGCTCAAGGGGCAGGATATCACCAGTGTGATGCAGGATGGCTCCTGGACCAGACTGTCAG GTATCCCGTTGTGTTCCCTCGAGATAAGTGCGCTGGAAATCTTGGATATGAACCCGGAGTTCGGTCCTACGGTCTGAGGCCGGCACATGAGAGATATGACGTGTACTGCTACACTGAGGGGCTCAAAG gaGAGGTTTTCCACGTTGTATCCGCCGAGGGTTTCACTTACGACGAGGCTTCTTCCAAATGTCGAGAGCTCAACGCTGTGCTGGCCTCCACCGGGGAGCTCTACGCCGCCTGGAGGATGGGCCTCGACAAATGCCGTGCAGGCTGGCTCTCGGATCGCAGCGTCCGTTATCCCATCGTCAAACCCCGAGCCAAGTGCGGAGGCGGAAAATCAGGAGTGCACACCTTGTACGTTCACTCCAACCAGACAGGCTACCCTGCACTTGATGCTAGATTTGACGCGTACTGTTTCAGAG ctgataTTCTGCTCATTGCAAATGAAACTGGACTGAACATCACAGATATCCAGGAGGCTCTCCTAAACCAGACGTCTATAACCGATTTGCTGAGGCCTG GTGTTCACCCCATCGTTCCTCCCATCCACGTGGAGGCCTCCGGATCTGGATCTGGCTCAGGCTCAGCGGACTTTGGCTCAGGTTCTGCAGTTGATGGCTCTGCTGGGGGTCCATCTGGAGACGAGTCTGGTTCTGGAGATCAAGTATTTTCTGGAGATTGGTCGGGCTCTGGAGAGACTACTCCTGGTTCTGGAGATCAAGTCATCTCTGGGGATCAGTCTGGTTCTGGAGATCAGTCCTCCTCTGGACATACTCAGTCTGGTTCTGGAGATCAGTCCTCCTCTGGAGATACTCAGTCTGGTTCTGGAAAACTGGAAATCTCTGGAGATAAGTCTGCCTCTGGAGACCTTTCTGGTTCTGGAGATATTTCTGGTTCTGGAAAACTGGACGTCTCTGGAGATAGGTCTGCCTCTGGAGACCTTTCTGGTTCTGGAGATATTTCTGGTTCTGGAAAACTGGACGTCTCGGGAGATAGGTCTGCCTCTGGAGACCTTTCAGGTTCTGGAGACTTGGTCATCACTGGAAGTGCTGAGCTGCCTAGTGGAGGATCAGGTATCGGCAGTGCGGACGTTTCTGGATCAGGTCTCAGCGGAGAAGAATCCGGTATCACCTCTGTCGTTTTCTCAGGCACCAACAGTATTTTCTCAGGAGAGAGCTCAGGTTTAGGAGGACCCCAAGAAGTCGGGGAGGGAAGCACTGAGATCTTCCTGATATCTGGTGCAGGCTCTGGGGTGCCCCGTGGTAGTGGGGATTCATCCGGGTCTGGTTCTGGTACTGGATCTGGTTTCATCACTCCAGAGAGCAGCTCTGGTTTCATCACCAGTCAGGAGTTTTCTGGGACCAGTGGTTTCCCGTCAGGATTTGTCTCTGGAAGTGGTAGCGGCCTGTCAGGGGACGTCTCTGGAAGTGGAGACACTCAGATTTTACTGATAAATCACGAACTGGTCGATGTATCCGTTCCCACCACCCAGAAGGAGTTCGAGTTCAGTGGAGACGTCGTGGAGCGCACCGTTTCTGGAGACTTTTCAGGATCAGGGATTATGGGGAACGATCTCAGCGGCTCTGGAAGTGGCTCTGATTTCTTCTCTGGTGTCACTTTGGTGGGATCAGGCTTTACTGAACTCCCAATGTCGTCCTCTGGGGAGCAGGAGGCCTCCGGGTCCTTACTCTACAGCTCTGGACTTGGAAGCGGTGAACATTTCTCTGGATTTGGGAGCTCAAGTTTCCCTTCGGGGTCTGGAGCTGGACCTTCTGGATCAGGACGTCCTGGATCAGGACTTCCTGGATCAGGACTCCTTGAATCAGGAAGTGGAGATGAAAGCCTTGTTACTTTTGTGACTGAGGATCCTATGACATACGCATCTGGAGATGGTGCCATGTTCATGGAGCTTGGACAGGAGTCTGTGGACTATTATGTAAAAGGAAGTGGTAGCGGAGACTCGTCTGTAATAGAGACCATTTTTTCAGAAGCTCCTACAAACACCAAAGACCCAGAGGAGACCCCAGAGTGGAATGTGGACGAAGGAAGGTTGGGTATATTTCGGTTCCTTGTTCCATTAGGACTGGCAGCTCCCCCTGTTGCATCAACTTCTCCACAGACACCAGGTGTCGCTGAAG GTGGTTTTAACCCGTGTGAACCGAACCCCTGCGGTGATGCTTCGTGTTTGGTGGAGGACGGAGTCGCTCTCTGTCAGG ATGAGCAGCAGTGTGAGGACGGCTGGATTAAGTTTCAGGGGAACTGCTACCAGCACTCCTCCGACAGAGAGGTGTGGCTGGATGCAGAGCAGCGATGCCGGGACCTGAACGCTCACCTGGTCAGCATCAACACCCCGGAGGAGCAGAACTTCATCAACA CACTCGCACAGAACTACCAGTGGATCGGTTTGAATGACAAGACAGTAGAGAATGACTTCCACTGGACGGACGGCACTCCACTG CAATATGAGAACTGGAGGCCAAACCAGCCAGACGACTACTCCAGCTCTGGAGAAGACTGTGTGGTGACCATCTGGCATCAGAACGGCCAGTGGAACGACGTGCCCTGTAGCTACCACCTACCGTTCACCTGCAAGAAAGGACCAG TCTCCTGTGGACCTCCTCCAGAGGTGGGAAACGCTCACACGTTCGGGAAGAGGAGGGACGAGTATCCCGTCAACGCCATCGTCCGCTACCAGTGTGACCAGGGGTTCAGACAGCGCCACCTACCGGTGGTTCGCTGTCGGTCGGACGGACGGTGGGACAAACCCCAGGTGGAATGTACCGATG TGAAAGCCAGACGACGAATACTGAACCTgcacaggagcagcaggagtcCGGCAGCTAATATCTCtaagaagtaa